Proteins from one Streptomyces sp. 840.1 genomic window:
- a CDS encoding Dyp-type peroxidase, producing the protein MPGTTEEAAAAQPVVAPLTSAALILVATIEPGGEPAVREALPDLAALARSIGFRFPGAGLACVTGFGSDAWSRLFAGPRPASLHPFQELHGPRHHAPATPGDLLFHIRAERMDVCYEWASQLLGRLGGAVKVVDETHGFRYFDHRDLLGFVDGTENPVGPDARSAALVGDEDPDFAGGSYVVVQKYLHDLTSWNALSTEEQERVIGRTKFTDIEFADDVKPADSHVALNTITDPDGTERDILRANMAFGSFGQGEFGTYFIAYAADPGVTEQMLRNMFLGSPPGTHDRILDFSTAVTGTLFHAPSADFLDAPPPSPASAEAGTRALPEPPSAPASQAPVPPGSRDGSLHIGSLQESAQ; encoded by the coding sequence ATGCCCGGGACCACCGAGGAAGCGGCCGCGGCGCAGCCCGTGGTCGCGCCGCTGACCAGCGCCGCCCTGATCCTGGTCGCCACGATCGAGCCGGGCGGTGAGCCGGCTGTCCGCGAGGCACTGCCGGATCTGGCGGCCCTAGCCCGCTCCATCGGGTTCCGTTTCCCCGGGGCGGGGCTGGCCTGTGTGACCGGGTTCGGTTCCGATGCCTGGAGCCGGCTGTTCGCGGGGCCGCGCCCCGCCTCGCTCCACCCCTTCCAGGAGCTCCACGGGCCCCGCCACCACGCCCCCGCCACCCCGGGCGATCTGCTGTTCCACATCCGGGCCGAGCGGATGGACGTGTGCTACGAGTGGGCGTCCCAGCTGCTCGGCCGGCTCGGCGGCGCGGTGAAGGTCGTCGACGAGACGCACGGGTTCCGCTACTTCGACCACCGGGACCTGCTGGGCTTCGTCGACGGCACCGAGAACCCGGTGGGGCCGGACGCGCGGTCGGCGGCGCTGGTCGGCGACGAGGACCCGGACTTCGCGGGCGGCAGCTACGTCGTCGTGCAGAAGTACCTGCACGATCTGACGTCGTGGAACGCACTGAGCACCGAGGAGCAGGAACGGGTGATCGGGCGGACCAAGTTCACGGACATCGAGTTCGCCGACGACGTCAAACCCGCCGACTCCCACGTGGCGCTGAACACCATCACGGACCCGGACGGCACGGAGCGCGACATCCTGCGCGCCAACATGGCGTTCGGCAGCTTCGGGCAGGGTGAGTTCGGTACGTACTTCATCGCGTACGCCGCCGATCCCGGCGTCACCGAGCAGATGCTCCGCAACATGTTCCTCGGCAGTCCCCCCGGCACCCACGACCGCATCCTCGACTTCTCGACCGCGGTCACCGGCACGCTCTTCCACGCCCCCAGCGCCGACTTCCTCGACGCCCCGCCGCCGTCGCCCGCGTCCGCCGAGGCCGGGACCCGGGCCCTGCCGGAGCCGCCGTCCGCGCCGGCTTCGCAGGCCCCGGTCCCGCCGGGCTCCCGTGACGGTTCGCTGCACATCGGCAGCCTGCAAGAAAGCGCCCAGTGA
- a CDS encoding TetR/AcrR family transcriptional regulator, with translation MITVTRAAGEEFAEYGLAGARVERIVATSGVNSALLHRHFGSKAGLFDAVFAEPAAEAVDAVPVTPEDLAQYAGALFDFHQAGSAS, from the coding sequence GTGATCACGGTCACACGGGCGGCCGGCGAGGAGTTCGCCGAGTACGGCCTTGCGGGTGCACGCGTCGAGCGGATCGTGGCCACGTCAGGGGTCAACAGCGCGCTGCTCCACCGGCACTTCGGCAGCAAGGCCGGCCTGTTCGACGCGGTCTTCGCCGAACCTGCGGCAGAGGCTGTCGACGCCGTTCCAGTCACCCCCGAGGACCTGGCGCAGTACGCCGGAGCTCTGTTCGACTTCCACCAAGCAGGGTCTGCGTCGTAG
- a CDS encoding aspartate/glutamate racemase family protein — protein MPLALLHTSPAHVPVFDALRDAGHPELVLRHLVLEDLLDRAGESGPQAVAGDVEAVLVAAVAEGATAVLCTCSTIGGVAESLGPALGVPVLRVDRPMAAAAAREERVTVIATVAATLPPTLALLAEEADRAGRRPPEVRTVLVEGAWERFEAGEHDGYLDLVAEATDAVTDADVIVLAQASMAGAVTRTVTRIPVLSSPRPGLAAAAAAAASVGRADHS, from the coding sequence ATGCCCCTGGCTCTGCTGCACACCTCCCCGGCGCATGTCCCGGTCTTCGACGCCCTGCGCGACGCCGGCCATCCGGAGCTCGTCCTGCGCCACCTCGTGCTCGAGGACCTCCTCGACCGGGCCGGGGAGAGCGGGCCGCAGGCGGTGGCGGGCGACGTCGAGGCGGTGCTCGTCGCCGCGGTCGCCGAGGGGGCCACGGCGGTGCTCTGTACGTGCTCGACGATCGGCGGGGTCGCCGAGTCGCTCGGCCCGGCACTCGGCGTCCCGGTGCTCCGGGTCGACCGGCCGATGGCGGCCGCCGCCGCCCGCGAGGAGCGGGTCACGGTCATCGCGACGGTCGCCGCCACTCTGCCGCCGACCCTCGCCCTGCTCGCCGAGGAGGCCGACAGGGCGGGCCGGCGTCCGCCGGAGGTGCGCACCGTGCTGGTCGAGGGCGCCTGGGAGCGCTTCGAGGCGGGCGAGCACGACGGCTACCTGGATCTGGTGGCCGAGGCCACCGACGCGGTGACGGACGCCGACGTGATCGTGCTGGCCCAGGCGTCCATGGCCGGTGCCGTCACCCGTACGGTCACGCGGATTCCGGTGCTGTCCAGCCCGCGTCCGGGCCTGGCCGCAGCGGCTGCGGCAGCCGCCTCGGTGGGCCGGGCGGATCATTCGTAG
- a CDS encoding MarR family winged helix-turn-helix transcriptional regulator: protein MSQNGVGIDLDKSLGYLLKEASSALRAAMEEVLRPLGMTVTHYSCLELLAQRPGLSNSGLARGAFVTRQSMNVLLQTLERDGYVTRPAEARVGKVLPARLTPRGRRSLEKATAAVRSVEVRMLAGMTGTEQAAAFRILRSMIHSLREGGGEGGGDAGGVNAAAPS, encoded by the coding sequence ATGAGTCAAAACGGCGTCGGCATCGACCTGGACAAATCGCTGGGCTACCTGCTGAAGGAGGCCTCGAGCGCCCTGCGTGCGGCCATGGAGGAGGTGCTGCGGCCACTCGGGATGACCGTGACGCACTACTCCTGCCTCGAACTGCTCGCTCAGCGGCCGGGCTTGTCGAACTCCGGGCTGGCGCGTGGCGCGTTCGTCACCCGGCAGTCGATGAACGTGCTGCTCCAGACCCTTGAACGGGATGGCTACGTGACCAGGCCTGCGGAAGCGCGCGTCGGGAAGGTCCTTCCCGCTCGGCTCACGCCTCGTGGCCGGCGGAGCCTGGAGAAGGCGACCGCAGCGGTCCGGTCCGTGGAGGTGAGGATGCTGGCCGGCATGACCGGGACCGAGCAGGCGGCGGCGTTCCGGATCCTGCGGAGCATGATCCACTCCCTGCGCGAAGGGGGAGGCGAGGGCGGCGGCGATGCCGGTGGCGTGAACGCCGCGGCGCCGAGCTGA
- a CDS encoding metalloregulator ArsR/SmtB family transcription factor, whose protein sequence is MGHGTDTAGSSTTRERLDAVGTADVAATLQALATPSRLYILARLQEGPCAVGDLAEAVGMEASACSHQLRLLRNLGLVTGERHGRSIVYALYDNHVAELLDQALYHVEHLRMGARDAPVTPAEEAPAGP, encoded by the coding sequence ATGGGCCATGGAACCGACACCGCAGGCAGCTCCACCACCCGTGAGCGCCTGGACGCCGTCGGTACCGCCGACGTCGCCGCCACCCTCCAGGCCCTCGCGACCCCCTCCCGGCTCTACATCCTGGCCCGCCTCCAGGAAGGCCCCTGCGCGGTCGGTGACCTGGCCGAGGCCGTCGGCATGGAAGCCTCCGCCTGCTCCCATCAGCTCCGGCTGCTGCGCAACCTCGGCCTTGTCACCGGCGAACGCCACGGGCGCTCGATCGTCTACGCCCTGTACGACAACCACGTGGCAGAACTCCTCGACCAGGCGCTGTACCACGTCGAGCATCTGCGGATGGGGGCCCGCGACGCCCCGGTGACGCCTGCGGAGGAGGCGCCGGCCGGTCCCTGA
- a CDS encoding SDR family NAD(P)-dependent oxidoreductase, protein MLVNLSGKSALVTGSTQGIGAAIAAGLAGAGARVAVNGRSADSVAAAIERLRQQCPEAEFVAAPGDIATDEGARQVRDALPRADILVNNLGIFGAQPALEISDDDWRRYFEVNVLAAIRMTRAYLPGMKENGWGRVQYIASDSAVVIPAEMIHYGVSKTALLAVARGFAKDAAGTGVTVNSVIAGPTHTGGVEDFVYELVDKDLPWDEAQREFMRRHRPQSLLQRLIEPAEIAHMVVYLASSFASATTGGALRVDGGYVDSILP, encoded by the coding sequence ATGCTCGTCAATCTCTCCGGAAAATCAGCCCTGGTCACCGGCTCCACGCAGGGAATCGGCGCGGCGATCGCCGCCGGCCTCGCGGGCGCGGGTGCCCGCGTCGCGGTCAACGGCCGCAGTGCCGATTCGGTGGCCGCCGCCATCGAGCGGCTGCGCCAACAGTGCCCCGAGGCGGAGTTCGTCGCCGCGCCGGGCGACATCGCCACCGACGAGGGTGCCCGCCAGGTGCGCGACGCGCTGCCGCGCGCCGACATCCTCGTCAACAATCTCGGTATCTTCGGCGCCCAGCCGGCGCTGGAGATCAGTGACGACGACTGGCGGCGCTACTTCGAGGTCAACGTCCTGGCCGCGATCCGTATGACCCGGGCGTATCTGCCGGGCATGAAGGAGAACGGCTGGGGCCGGGTGCAGTACATCGCCAGCGACTCGGCTGTGGTCATCCCGGCGGAGATGATCCACTACGGCGTCTCCAAGACGGCGCTGCTGGCCGTCGCCCGCGGCTTCGCGAAGGACGCCGCGGGCACGGGCGTGACGGTCAACTCCGTCATCGCCGGTCCGACGCACACCGGTGGGGTCGAGGACTTCGTCTACGAGCTGGTCGACAAGGACCTTCCGTGGGACGAGGCGCAACGCGAGTTCATGCGCAGGCACCGGCCGCAGTCGCTGCTCCAGCGCCTCATCGAGCCGGCCGAGATCGCCCACATGGTCGTCTACCTGGCCTCGTCCTTCGCCTCCGCGACCACGGGCGGGGCTCTGCGGGTGGACGGCGGCTACGTGGACTCCATCCTGCCCTGA
- a CDS encoding GNAT family N-acetyltransferase, which produces MADRSGRNGIDLVDDRAVGKLLAYENGTPAGVVVYFVMDGAPAALVAVHTVVEPGHEGKGIGSALVREFYAIAGREGVPVVPLCPYAAKWASRHPDEAPQAPAELVERAKEQLTSHPELY; this is translated from the coding sequence ATGGCGGACCGGAGCGGACGCAACGGAATCGACCTCGTCGACGACCGGGCGGTCGGCAAGCTGCTCGCGTACGAGAACGGCACGCCCGCCGGCGTCGTCGTGTACTTCGTGATGGACGGGGCACCCGCCGCGCTCGTCGCCGTGCACACGGTCGTCGAGCCGGGGCACGAGGGCAAGGGGATCGGGAGCGCCCTGGTCAGGGAGTTCTACGCCATCGCGGGCCGGGAGGGCGTCCCTGTCGTGCCGCTCTGCCCGTACGCGGCGAAGTGGGCGTCGCGCCACCCCGACGAGGCACCACAGGCCCCGGCCGAACTGGTGGAGCGGGCGAAGGAACAGCTCACGTCGCATCCCGAGCTGTACTGA
- a CDS encoding ABC transporter permease, with translation MRRHWSLFGTASRYALIGHARNRFAMLLVVVYIPVWIGLAYVTIPDRLAPFRLRATGEVLSPPGNHLTQITGALNAVTLIAGFMMFAATFTGGAFDRRLAMAGYPRYHLVLAKLAALTLVCAAIAGYATVAVGFSWPPRQPLLLAAALFCAAMTYGALGVVFGSVLRREVEGMFAILMISILDVALQNPLSSSGSDSAVVRFLPTYGAVQAGMSAAFSDTSAVQGLVIQCLWLLGAASAGFLVFRRRTGNALPPERRPWVPSPTDSAGAERAPEPLPPAERARPT, from the coding sequence ATGAGGCGGCACTGGTCCCTGTTCGGCACGGCGTCGCGCTACGCGTTGATCGGGCACGCCCGCAACCGGTTCGCGATGCTGCTGGTGGTCGTGTACATCCCCGTATGGATCGGCCTCGCCTATGTGACCATCCCCGACCGGCTCGCCCCCTTCCGGCTGCGGGCCACCGGCGAGGTGCTGTCCCCGCCCGGCAACCACCTGACCCAGATCACCGGCGCGCTGAACGCGGTCACGTTGATCGCCGGATTCATGATGTTCGCGGCCACCTTCACCGGAGGCGCGTTCGACCGGCGGCTCGCGATGGCCGGATACCCCCGCTACCACCTCGTCCTCGCGAAGCTCGCCGCGCTCACGCTGGTGTGCGCGGCGATCGCCGGGTACGCCACGGTAGCCGTCGGATTCTCCTGGCCGCCGCGGCAGCCACTCCTGCTGGCGGCGGCGCTGTTCTGCGCCGCGATGACGTACGGCGCGCTCGGCGTGGTCTTCGGATCGGTACTCCGCCGGGAGGTGGAGGGCATGTTCGCCATTCTGATGATCAGCATCCTCGATGTCGCCCTGCAGAACCCGCTCTCCAGCTCAGGGTCCGACAGCGCGGTGGTGCGCTTCCTGCCGACCTACGGAGCCGTGCAGGCGGGCATGTCGGCGGCGTTCTCCGACACCTCCGCCGTCCAGGGCCTCGTGATCCAGTGCCTCTGGCTCCTCGGCGCAGCCTCGGCCGGGTTCCTGGTCTTCCGCAGGCGGACCGGGAACGCGCTGCCGCCGGAGAGGCGGCCGTGGGTCCCGTCTCCCACCGACAGCGCGGGCGCCGAGAGGGCGCCCGAGCCGCTCCCCCCGGCGGAGCGCGCACGGCCCACCTGA
- a CDS encoding MgtC/SapB family protein, producing MAIDINEPFGQNWTHAAQFGIAFGLSCAIGIEREIRQKAAGLRTYTIVGLGAALFTLVSKFGFSDVLVTGQVELDPSRVAAQIVSGLGFIGGGVIFVHRGSVKGLTTAASIWLTAAVGCAAGAGLPVLATLATLAYFLVSYGVRPLAHRLPALRNASIGYRITYTEGVGALRELVKHCTEAGFAISELTTLAADGEGMFRRRRRSETEPPPERTVEVALVVQGRGDPDALMARLSSTTGVLACSRSDLADE from the coding sequence GTGGCAATCGACATCAATGAACCGTTCGGTCAGAACTGGACGCACGCGGCACAGTTCGGCATCGCGTTCGGGCTCTCGTGCGCGATCGGGATCGAACGGGAGATCCGCCAGAAGGCGGCCGGTCTGCGCACGTACACGATCGTCGGGCTCGGGGCCGCCCTGTTCACCCTGGTCAGCAAGTTCGGCTTCTCGGACGTACTGGTCACCGGACAGGTCGAGTTGGACCCGTCCCGGGTGGCGGCGCAGATCGTCTCCGGGCTCGGGTTCATCGGCGGTGGCGTCATCTTCGTCCACCGCGGCTCGGTCAAGGGGCTGACGACGGCCGCGTCGATCTGGCTGACCGCGGCGGTCGGCTGCGCGGCCGGCGCGGGCCTGCCCGTCCTCGCGACTCTCGCCACACTCGCCTACTTCCTGGTGTCGTACGGCGTCCGGCCGCTGGCTCACCGCCTCCCGGCGCTGCGCAACGCCTCGATCGGGTACCGGATCACTTACACGGAGGGGGTGGGCGCGCTGCGGGAGCTGGTCAAGCACTGCACGGAGGCGGGGTTCGCGATCTCCGAGCTGACCACGCTCGCCGCCGACGGCGAGGGAATGTTCCGGCGCCGCCGCCGGTCGGAGACCGAGCCGCCGCCCGAGCGGACCGTCGAGGTCGCGCTCGTCGTGCAGGGCAGGGGCGATCCGGACGCGCTGATGGCCCGGCTTTCGAGCACCACGGGCGTGCTGGCGTGCAGCCGGAGTGACCTCGCGGACGAGTGA
- a CDS encoding transposase family protein gives MLLEELAPGWQAGRQSALRERRGGDRRRAAGAGPRQRLVLVNRLLVTLVHLRLGLPHAALAELYEVDRSTVSAAVRQVRLLLATRGFAVPDRPGLRLGTRGDVFAYADAEGVPWGSTGPRRRSAARARRPGRKAFVSGKKKQNTIKTTTFSDGQGRTLFSGVVRPGRMHDRTAVRTEGLAERFRQHPNVRAEVDEGYRGLANEPPAQVSAPPKKPKDDAPMGERHAWHEQRRRQPSARICVEHTNGEYKQWRPLQRFTGRRETYTEPHLAIAGLVSDRSARRPTRRKTSTELVLARQVTRCSPTSQPIRPAHPELNRSQGRNQIPSSGPCRSIASAALTHPSHIPRGATAASLPLLRPRRARRGRRIARTVPRTNSSQCVDTGVRGNRATSRSPPDQASGRSTKEWVMTTQYGNHQTGQQPHGAPRPATTGNVLSIIAIVLGVISLLFLPIVFGVVGLVLAIVAKTVRHERLAVIAIVVSAVGLVGGMILGAALA, from the coding sequence ATGTTGCTCGAAGAACTCGCTCCCGGGTGGCAGGCCGGCCGCCAGTCAGCGCTGCGCGAGCGGCGGGGCGGAGACCGCCGGCGAGCAGCCGGTGCGGGACCCAGGCAGCGCCTGGTCCTCGTCAACCGATTACTGGTCACGCTGGTGCATCTGCGTCTGGGGCTGCCGCACGCTGCGCTGGCCGAGCTGTATGAGGTGGACCGCTCCACCGTCTCCGCAGCGGTCCGACAGGTCCGCCTACTTCTGGCGACCCGGGGCTTCGCGGTTCCCGACCGGCCCGGATTGCGGCTGGGGACGCGGGGGGATGTCTTCGCCTATGCCGATGCCGAGGGTGTGCCCTGGGGATCGACGGGACCGAGGCGCAGGTCCGCCGCCCGCGCGCGCCGTCCCGGCCGCAAGGCCTTCGTATCCGGCAAGAAGAAGCAGAACACCATCAAGACCACCACCTTCAGCGACGGGCAGGGCCGCACTCTGTTCAGCGGGGTGGTCCGGCCCGGCCGGATGCACGACCGGACAGCCGTGCGCACCGAAGGCCTCGCCGAACGGTTCCGCCAGCACCCGAACGTCAGGGCGGAAGTCGACGAAGGCTACCGGGGCCTGGCCAACGAGCCCCCCGCCCAGGTCAGCGCCCCGCCGAAGAAACCGAAGGATGACGCGCCAATGGGCGAGCGTCACGCCTGGCACGAGCAGCGGCGCCGCCAGCCATCGGCCCGGATCTGCGTGGAGCACACCAACGGCGAGTACAAGCAGTGGCGGCCCCTGCAACGGTTCACCGGCCGCCGCGAGACCTACACCGAGCCCCATCTCGCCATCGCCGGACTCGTCTCCGACCGCTCCGCCCGCAGGCCCACCCGCCGCAAGACCAGCACCGAACTGGTACTCGCCCGGCAGGTAACCCGCTGTTCACCCACCAGCCAACCCATCAGGCCGGCACACCCCGAACTCAATCGCTCCCAAGGTCGCAATCAGATTCCATCATCCGGGCCATGTCGGTCTATTGCATCAGCGGCCCTCACCCACCCCTCACACATCCCCCGTGGCGCCACGGCCGCCTCACTGCCGCTATTGCGCCCCAGGCGTGCGCGCCGAGGACGGCGAATCGCGCGGACGGTTCCTCGAACGAACTCAAGTCAATGTGTCGATACGGGAGTTCGGGGCAACCGAGCAACAAGCCGGTCACCGCCGGACCAGGCCTCAGGCCGATCGACTAAGGAGTGGGTCATGACGACGCAGTACGGCAATCACCAGACTGGCCAGCAGCCCCACGGCGCCCCGCGGCCTGCGACGACCGGCAACGTACTGAGCATCATCGCCATCGTGCTCGGAGTGATCTCGCTCCTCTTCCTGCCGATCGTCTTCGGTGTGGTCGGCCTGGTCCTGGCCATCGTCGCCAAGACCGTCCGGCACGAGCGGCTCGCGGTCATCGCCATCGTGGTCAGCGCCGTGGGCCTGGTCGGCGGCATGATCCTCGGAGCCGCTCTGGCCTGA
- the panD gene encoding aspartate 1-decarboxylase codes for MMRTMFKSKIHRATVTQADLHYVGSVTVDAELMEAADLLPGELVHIVDIDNGARLETYVIEGERGSGVIGINGAAAHLVHPGDLVILISYAQVDDAEARGLVPRVVHVDAGNRIVELGADASAPVPGTDTARSPHAVPAAR; via the coding sequence ATGATGCGCACCATGTTCAAGTCCAAGATCCACCGGGCCACCGTGACCCAGGCCGACCTGCACTACGTCGGCTCCGTCACCGTCGACGCCGAGCTCATGGAGGCGGCGGATCTGCTGCCCGGCGAGCTCGTGCACATCGTCGACATCGACAACGGCGCCCGGCTGGAGACGTACGTCATCGAGGGCGAGCGCGGCTCGGGGGTCATCGGGATCAACGGCGCGGCCGCCCACCTCGTGCACCCCGGCGACCTGGTCATCCTGATCAGCTACGCGCAGGTCGACGACGCCGAGGCGCGCGGCCTGGTCCCGCGTGTCGTCCACGTCGACGCGGGCAACCGGATCGTCGAGCTCGGGGCCGACGCCTCCGCTCCCGTTCCGGGTACCGACACCGCGCGCAGCCCGCACGCCGTGCCCGCGGCGCGCTGA
- a CDS encoding family 1 encapsulin nanocompartment shell protein, with protein MNNLHRELAPVTQAAWDQIEEEARRTFSRHLAGRRVVDVRGPEGAQLAAVGDGHLREIDPPTPDVLARARTSVPVIEWRVPFTVTRAAVDDVERGSDDSDWQPVKDAARTCAFAEDMALIDGYAAAGITGLRDGSSHSPLALPADARDYPATVSQALTQLRLAGVDGPYRLLLGADAFTEATETSDHGYPVSTHLARLLDDQILWAPAVAGGVLLSTRGGDFELCLGEDLSIGYQEHDATTVSLYFQQSFTFRMLTPEAVVPIIA; from the coding sequence ATGAACAACCTCCACCGCGAACTCGCCCCTGTCACGCAAGCCGCCTGGGACCAGATCGAGGAGGAGGCCCGGCGCACCTTCAGCCGCCATCTGGCGGGCCGCCGCGTCGTCGACGTCCGCGGCCCCGAGGGCGCCCAGTTGGCGGCCGTCGGCGACGGCCACCTCCGGGAGATCGACCCGCCCACCCCCGATGTGCTGGCGCGTGCCCGCACGTCGGTGCCGGTCATCGAGTGGCGGGTGCCGTTCACGGTGACGCGGGCTGCCGTGGACGATGTGGAGCGCGGCTCCGACGACAGCGACTGGCAGCCGGTCAAGGACGCCGCCAGAACCTGTGCGTTCGCAGAGGACATGGCGCTCATCGACGGCTACGCGGCGGCCGGGATCACCGGCCTGCGGGACGGTTCCTCGCACAGCCCGCTGGCACTTCCGGCGGACGCGCGGGACTATCCGGCAACGGTCAGCCAGGCGCTGACCCAGCTGCGGCTGGCCGGTGTCGACGGGCCCTACCGGCTGCTGCTCGGCGCTGACGCGTTCACGGAGGCGACGGAGACGTCCGACCACGGATATCCCGTCTCCACCCATCTGGCCCGGCTGCTGGACGACCAGATCCTGTGGGCGCCGGCGGTGGCGGGCGGGGTGCTGCTCTCCACCCGGGGCGGCGACTTCGAGCTGTGCCTGGGCGAGGATCTGTCGATCGGCTACCAGGAGCACGACGCGACGACCGTCAGCCTGTACTTCCAGCAGTCGTTCACGTTCCGGATGCTGACGCCGGAGGCCGTGGTCCCGATCATCGCCTGA
- a CDS encoding GNAT family N-acetyltransferase, with protein sequence MCTRITSADMADIHQVLGDHHRYWGERDLRSLHLLALVKEFGSTCLVARAQDGIRGYVIGFVTPAGTGYVHLIATRDDARGTGLGRRLYAAFVEVALRHGARQLKAITSPGNVGSIAFHRSLGFDVKIVEDYNGPGQARAVFHRLLPFDASRP encoded by the coding sequence ATGTGCACACGGATCACATCAGCCGATATGGCCGATATCCACCAAGTTCTCGGTGATCACCATCGGTACTGGGGAGAACGCGATCTTCGGTCCCTGCACCTTCTGGCGCTGGTCAAGGAGTTCGGCTCTACCTGTCTGGTCGCCCGTGCCCAGGACGGAATCCGTGGGTACGTCATCGGGTTCGTCACCCCGGCCGGCACCGGATACGTGCACTTGATCGCTACCAGGGACGATGCCCGCGGCACCGGTCTCGGACGCCGTCTGTATGCAGCGTTCGTTGAGGTCGCGCTTCGCCACGGCGCACGGCAGTTGAAGGCGATCACGTCACCCGGAAACGTCGGCTCGATCGCGTTCCACCGCAGTCTCGGCTTCGACGTCAAGATCGTCGAAGACTACAACGGACCGGGCCAGGCCAGGGCCGTCTTCCATCGGCTTCTGCCCTTCGACGCATCGCGGCCCTGA
- a CDS encoding ABC transporter ATP-binding protein, which yields MDVTDVHHAYRRHTVLRGVDLRLRPGTLAGIVGENGSGKTTLLKIVSGELRPGRGSVRHRGRFGYCPQSVVLDDAFTVRQHLDFFRSAFGLPDLRRAEEVMEVLGFTEYLDQRAGLLSGGSRQKLNLTLALMHDPDVLLLDEPYQGFDWETYLRFWELATGLRDAGRSVLVVSHLAYDIDRLDLLWRLEDGRLHCREPQAEAVA from the coding sequence ATGGACGTCACAGATGTGCACCACGCCTACCGCCGGCACACCGTTCTGCGGGGCGTCGACCTTCGGCTGCGGCCCGGCACCCTCGCCGGAATCGTCGGGGAGAACGGCTCGGGCAAGACGACCCTGCTGAAGATCGTCTCCGGTGAACTCAGGCCCGGCAGGGGCTCGGTGCGGCACCGGGGAAGGTTCGGCTACTGCCCGCAGTCCGTGGTCCTGGACGACGCGTTCACCGTCCGCCAGCACCTCGACTTCTTCAGGAGCGCGTTCGGACTCCCGGATCTGCGGCGGGCCGAGGAGGTGATGGAGGTCCTCGGCTTCACCGAGTACCTCGACCAGCGTGCGGGCCTGCTCAGCGGGGGCTCCCGGCAGAAGCTGAATCTGACCCTCGCGCTCATGCACGATCCGGACGTGCTGCTCCTGGACGAGCCCTACCAGGGCTTCGACTGGGAGACGTACCTGCGATTCTGGGAGCTGGCGACCGGACTGCGCGACGCCGGGCGCTCGGTGCTGGTCGTCTCCCACCTGGCGTACGACATCGACCGGCTCGACCTGCTCTGGCGCCTGGAGGACGGGCGCCTGCACTGCCGGGAGCCGCAGGCGGAGGCGGTGGCATGA
- a CDS encoding VOC family protein, whose translation MPATGPDFISLQVHDLDASQAFYEQYLGLVRSPAGPPHAVVFETKPIAFALRDIVPGTDLASVAQPGIGAAIWLHATDTQAIHDALVADGHTITCAPIDGPFGRTFTFADPDGYRITLHDRA comes from the coding sequence ATGCCCGCCACCGGCCCCGACTTCATCTCGCTCCAGGTGCACGACCTCGATGCCTCGCAGGCGTTCTACGAGCAGTACCTCGGCCTGGTCCGCTCGCCGGCCGGGCCTCCGCATGCCGTCGTCTTCGAGACGAAGCCGATCGCGTTCGCGCTCCGTGACATCGTTCCCGGCACCGATCTCGCATCCGTCGCCCAGCCCGGCATCGGCGCCGCGATCTGGCTCCACGCCACCGATACCCAGGCCATCCACGACGCTCTCGTCGCCGACGGCCACACCATCACCTGCGCGCCGATCGACGGCCCCTTCGGCCGGACATTCACCTTCGCCGACCCCGACGGCTACCGGATCACCCTCCACGACCGCGCCTGA